Proteins encoded within one genomic window of Thermococcus celer Vu 13 = JCM 8558:
- a CDS encoding threonine--tRNA ligase: MRMLLIHSDYLEYEVRDKAIKNPEPINEEQRKGRLDEVLAVFASVEKVDEVNPDEVVEKALAEIKDVAGQVKAERVFVYPFAHLSSDLAKPDVALDVLRKLEERLKEEGFEVRRAPFGYYKAFRLSCKGHPLAELSRTVVPEGEVNKEERNVALEKEEELKSYWYVLTPEGELIDVEKFDFTGHENLRKFANYEISKNRVADREPPHVKLMLEHELVDYEPGSDAGNLRYYPKGRLIKGLLEQYVTEKVVEYGAMEVETPIMYDFEHPALEKYLNRFPARQYVVKSGDKKFFLRFAACFGQFLIKKDATISYRNLPLRMYELTRYSFRREKSGELSGLRRLRAFTMPDMHTVARDLKQAMDEFKKQYKLSMEVLKGVGLTPEDYEVAIRFTRDFWEEHGDFIVELAKIIGKPVLVEMWDQRFFYFILKFEFNFVDNLDKAAALSTVQIDVENAERFGITYYDEEGKERYPLILHCSPSGAIERVMYAILEKQAKLQARGVKPAFPLWLSPIQVRVIPVSDEVLDYALYVAGKLEGAKIRVDVDDTGDRLNKKIRKAEKEWIPYIIVVGRNEKEGDTITVRRRSDGKQVEMRLEDLVREIRSQTEGFPYRARPLPLLLSRRPKFRG, encoded by the coding sequence ATGAGAATGCTTCTGATACACAGCGACTATTTGGAGTACGAGGTCAGGGATAAGGCCATCAAGAACCCCGAACCGATAAACGAGGAGCAAAGGAAGGGCCGCCTCGATGAGGTTCTGGCGGTCTTTGCGAGCGTCGAGAAGGTCGACGAGGTCAACCCCGATGAGGTCGTCGAGAAGGCCCTCGCGGAAATAAAGGACGTCGCGGGTCAGGTTAAGGCCGAGAGGGTCTTCGTATACCCCTTCGCCCACCTCAGCAGCGACCTGGCGAAGCCCGACGTTGCCCTCGATGTCCTCAGGAAGCTCGAGGAGAGGCTTAAGGAGGAGGGTTTCGAGGTCAGGCGCGCCCCCTTCGGCTACTACAAGGCCTTCAGGCTGAGCTGCAAGGGGCACCCTCTGGCGGAGCTCAGCAGGACGGTGGTTCCCGAGGGCGAGGTGAACAAGGAGGAGCGCAACGTGGCCCTCGAGAAGGAAGAGGAGCTTAAGAGCTACTGGTACGTCCTCACGCCCGAGGGCGAGCTCATCGACGTGGAGAAGTTCGACTTCACGGGGCATGAGAACCTCAGGAAGTTCGCCAACTACGAGATAAGCAAGAACAGGGTGGCCGATAGGGAGCCGCCCCACGTTAAGCTGATGCTCGAGCACGAGCTGGTGGATTACGAACCCGGAAGCGACGCCGGAAACCTCAGGTACTATCCGAAGGGCAGGCTCATCAAGGGTCTCCTCGAGCAGTACGTCACCGAGAAGGTCGTCGAGTACGGGGCGATGGAGGTCGAGACGCCGATAATGTACGACTTCGAGCACCCGGCCCTCGAGAAGTACCTCAACAGGTTCCCGGCGAGGCAGTACGTCGTCAAGAGCGGCGACAAGAAGTTCTTCCTGCGCTTCGCCGCCTGCTTTGGCCAGTTCCTCATAAAGAAGGACGCCACGATAAGCTACCGCAACCTGCCTCTCAGGATGTACGAGCTCACGCGCTACTCCTTCAGGAGGGAGAAGAGCGGCGAGCTGTCCGGGCTGAGGAGGCTCAGGGCCTTCACGATGCCCGATATGCACACCGTCGCCAGAGACCTCAAGCAGGCCATGGACGAGTTCAAGAAGCAGTACAAGCTCAGCATGGAGGTTCTAAAGGGAGTCGGGCTAACGCCCGAGGACTACGAGGTGGCGATACGCTTCACGAGGGACTTCTGGGAGGAGCACGGGGACTTCATCGTCGAGCTGGCCAAGATAATCGGCAAGCCCGTCCTCGTGGAGATGTGGGACCAGAGGTTCTTCTACTTCATACTGAAGTTCGAGTTCAACTTCGTGGACAACCTCGACAAGGCCGCCGCGCTGAGCACCGTCCAGATAGACGTCGAGAACGCCGAGAGGTTCGGCATAACCTACTACGACGAGGAAGGGAAGGAGAGGTACCCGCTCATCCTCCACTGCTCGCCGAGCGGTGCCATAGAGCGGGTTATGTACGCGATACTCGAGAAGCAGGCGAAGCTCCAGGCCAGGGGGGTTAAACCAGCCTTCCCGCTCTGGCTCAGCCCGATACAGGTTAGGGTGATCCCGGTCAGCGACGAGGTCCTCGACTACGCGCTCTACGTTGCAGGAAAACTTGAGGGGGCGAAGATAAGGGTCGACGTGGACGACACCGGCGACAGGCTCAACAAGAAGATAAGGAAGGCCGAGAAGGAGTGGATTCCCTACATAATCGTCGTCGGCAGGAATGAAAAAGAGGGGGACACGATAACCGTCAGGAGGAGGAGCGACGGGAAGCAGGTAGAGATGAGGCTCGAGGACCTCGTAAGGGAGATAAGGTCCCAGACGGAGGGGTTCCCCTACAGGGCAAGGCCCCTGCCGCTTCTCCTGTCGAGGAGGCCGAAGTTCAGGGGTTGA
- a CDS encoding ribonuclease III family protein yields MRYGRDFTDKGLAKLGDSLINCTFSLALSEYLGRPTGERVPNASLSVALELAGLRHVIPPRADKHGKGDVAEAIFAYAWLEGRITVEEAAKILRENLTEDVTHFSRKKEAVGKAFAEVFRVIGERLGL; encoded by the coding sequence TTGAGGTACGGGAGGGACTTCACGGACAAAGGACTCGCGAAGCTCGGCGATTCTCTGATCAACTGCACCTTTTCCCTCGCCCTGAGCGAGTACCTCGGCAGGCCGACGGGCGAGAGGGTTCCGAACGCGTCCCTCAGCGTGGCGCTCGAGCTGGCAGGACTGAGGCACGTTATCCCGCCGAGGGCTGACAAGCACGGCAAGGGAGACGTAGCGGAGGCCATCTTCGCCTACGCCTGGCTCGAGGGCAGGATAACGGTTGAGGAGGCCGCCAAAATCCTGAGGGAGAACCTCACGGAGGACGTCACCCACTTCTCGCGGAAGAAGGAGGCGGTGGGAAAGGCCTTCGCCGAGGTTTTCAGGGTGATAGGCGAGAGGCTGGGGCTGTGA
- a CDS encoding exosome complex RNA-binding protein Csl4, with the protein MDDKKGVKDGDLVLPGDHLGVIEEYFPGEGVKEENGELYAIRAGRVRIDPGRMEIRVEPVTDTPPLPQVGDVVIAKVIEVKPQTAIVQLVKIEGRNDREIATSKLAGIHVSQVREGYVENMSNEFRVGDVVRARVIANEKSPIQLSTKGPDLGVVYALCSRCRTALVRRGERLICPRCGHVETRKLSSLYRKLKV; encoded by the coding sequence ATGGATGATAAGAAAGGCGTGAAAGACGGCGATCTCGTTCTTCCGGGAGACCATCTCGGTGTCATCGAGGAGTACTTCCCCGGCGAGGGAGTTAAGGAGGAGAACGGAGAGCTCTACGCCATAAGGGCGGGCAGGGTAAGGATCGACCCCGGGCGGATGGAAATCAGGGTTGAGCCCGTAACGGACACGCCTCCCCTCCCGCAGGTGGGGGATGTAGTAATCGCCAAGGTCATAGAGGTCAAGCCCCAGACGGCCATAGTCCAGCTCGTTAAGATAGAGGGGAGGAACGACAGGGAGATAGCCACCTCAAAGCTCGCCGGCATTCACGTCTCCCAGGTCAGGGAGGGCTACGTCGAGAACATGTCAAACGAGTTCAGGGTGGGAGACGTGGTCCGGGCCAGGGTCATAGCCAACGAGAAGAGCCCCATACAGCTCTCGACCAAGGGGCCAGATCTGGGGGTCGTCTACGCCCTCTGCTCGAGGTGCAGAACGGCGCTGGTTCGGCGCGGCGAGCGGTTGATATGTCCCCGCTGTGGCCACGTCGAGACGAGAAAGCTCTCCTCCCTATACCGGAAGCTGAAGGTGTGA
- a CDS encoding DUF2067 family protein has translation MARAKRVITIHVHDEREKEELLREIGRLRLPAFIYVHAKLNGLKINVQGTKDDIREAIGRIREIHNRVRAKLYPDKRGLYRYRIDDLLREAGTGVPTPILVKTLELLGERVELREGELVTSMPWEELVSLAKRLGGYLSDVSLQTTRQIREVVLPVAALKGLDPSEVIDLLVELGLAEWKEDKFKYELVKNKEQAMKGLLRHLEGEENED, from the coding sequence ATGGCAAGGGCGAAGAGGGTAATAACGATTCACGTTCACGACGAGAGGGAGAAGGAGGAACTCCTGAGGGAGATAGGAAGGCTTCGCCTCCCCGCGTTCATCTACGTCCACGCCAAGCTCAACGGCCTCAAGATAAACGTCCAGGGAACGAAGGACGACATCAGGGAGGCCATCGGCAGGATACGGGAGATACACAACCGCGTCCGGGCCAAGCTTTACCCCGACAAGCGCGGCCTCTACCGTTACAGGATAGACGACCTCCTCCGCGAGGCGGGGACGGGCGTTCCAACGCCCATACTCGTAAAGACCCTGGAACTGCTCGGCGAAAGGGTTGAGCTTCGGGAGGGGGAACTGGTAACCTCCATGCCGTGGGAGGAGCTCGTTTCCCTGGCTAAGAGGCTCGGCGGGTACCTCTCCGACGTCTCGCTCCAGACCACCCGGCAGATAAGGGAGGTCGTCCTTCCCGTGGCGGCCCTCAAGGGCCTCGACCCATCCGAGGTCATCGACCTCCTGGTTGAGCTGGGGCTGGCCGAGTGGAAGGAGGATAAGTTTAAATACGAACTGGTGAAGAACAAGGAGCAGGCGATGAAGGGGCTCCTTAGACATCTGGAGGGTGAGGAAAATGAAGATTGA
- a CDS encoding DNA-directed RNA polymerase subunit L: MKIEVIKREENVLEFYLEGEDHTFSNLLNEVLHENEHVTFAGYTIEHPVLMARKPKFKVVTDGEVTPEKALEEAAQKIFDRSRAVLEAWKSAIGE; the protein is encoded by the coding sequence ATGAAGATTGAGGTCATCAAGCGTGAGGAAAACGTCCTCGAGTTCTACCTTGAGGGTGAGGATCACACCTTCTCAAACCTGCTCAACGAGGTGCTCCACGAGAACGAGCACGTTACCTTCGCGGGTTACACCATCGAGCATCCCGTCCTCATGGCCAGGAAGCCGAAGTTCAAGGTCGTGACGGACGGGGAGGTGACCCCCGAGAAGGCCCTCGAGGAGGCCGCCCAGAAGATATTCGACAGGTCGAGGGCGGTTCTCGAGGCGTGGAAGTCGGCCATAGGCGAGTAA